One genomic region from Vannielia litorea encodes:
- a CDS encoding 50S ribosomal protein L21, translated as MFAVMKTGGKQYKVASGDVLRVEKLAAEAGETVQFNEILMVGSTVGSPMVEGAAVQAEVIDQIKGEKVIHFVKRRRKHGSQRTKGHRQQLTLLRVTDILEKGGDKTGVKAAIGAGSVSGAAVAAAVKAAPKKAAAKKAEEKPAAKKAEAPKEEKKAAPKKAAKAEGGDDLKQLSGVGPALEKKLHEAGVTTFAQIAAWTDEDVAAMDEKLSFKGRIEREGWIEQAKKLA; from the coding sequence ATGTTTGCGGTTATGAAAACCGGCGGCAAGCAATACAAAGTGGCGAGCGGCGATGTGCTGCGCGTCGAGAAGCTGGCCGCAGAGGCGGGTGAAACCGTCCAGTTCAACGAGATTCTCATGGTTGGCTCCACCGTCGGCTCCCCGATGGTCGAAGGTGCCGCCGTGCAGGCCGAAGTGATCGACCAGATCAAAGGCGAGAAGGTCATCCACTTCGTGAAGCGCCGCCGGAAGCACGGCAGCCAGCGCACCAAGGGCCACCGCCAGCAGCTGACCCTGCTGCGCGTCACCGATATCCTCGAAAAGGGTGGTGACAAGACCGGCGTCAAGGCTGCCATCGGTGCAGGCTCCGTTTCTGGTGCTGCCGTGGCCGCCGCCGTGAAGGCCGCGCCCAAGAAGGCTGCCGCGAAGAAAGCCGAAGAGAAGCCCGCCGCCAAAAAGGCCGAGGCTCCGAAGGAAGAGAAGAAAGCCGCTCCCAAGAAGGCCGCCAAGGCCGAGGGTGGCGACGATCTCAAGCAGCTCTCGGGTGTTGGCCCGGCGCTTGAGAAGAAACTGCATGAAGCGGGCGTGACCACTTTCGCCCAGATCGCCGCCTGGACCGACGAGGACGTGGCTGCCATGGACGAGAAGCTCTCGTTCAAGGGCCGCATCGAGCGCGAAGGCTGGATCGAACAGGCCAAGAAACTGGCCTGA
- the rpmA gene encoding 50S ribosomal protein L27: protein MAHKKAGGSSRNGRDSAGRRLGVKKFGGEAVIPGNIIVRQRGTKWWPGEGVGLGKDHTIFATSEGQVTFHKGIKGRTFISVLPMAEAAE from the coding sequence ATGGCACACAAGAAAGCAGGCGGTTCTTCCCGTAACGGCCGCGACTCCGCGGGCCGTCGCCTCGGCGTCAAGAAGTTCGGCGGCGAAGCCGTGATCCCGGGCAACATCATCGTGCGTCAGCGCGGCACCAAGTGGTGGCCGGGCGAGGGCGTGGGCCTTGGCAAGGATCACACGATCTTCGCAACCTCCGAAGGTCAGGTGACCTTCCACAAGGGTATCAAAGGCCGCACGTTCATTTCGGTGCTTCCGATGGCGGAGGCCGCTGAGTAA
- a CDS encoding GNAT family N-acetyltransferase, with translation MQQDRISGQPVITAERVTLRPLQQSDAGLITLYASDERVARATRHLPHPLPPGTAEGFIRGSHAENRREDVWAIDGTAAGMGELVGIVALSRMEPEKGREQSEIRYWVAPAMWNTGLASEAVAAMVEANPQGSHTMFAEVFQDNPASARVLTNAGFEYLGDAEAYSVSRGGTVPTWTYLKKLA, from the coding sequence ATGCAACAGGACCGGATTTCCGGACAGCCCGTGATCACTGCGGAGCGGGTGACACTGCGCCCGCTGCAGCAGAGCGATGCGGGGCTGATCACGCTTTACGCCAGCGACGAGCGCGTGGCCCGCGCCACCCGCCATTTGCCGCATCCACTGCCGCCCGGCACGGCCGAGGGGTTCATCCGTGGCTCCCACGCCGAGAACCGGCGCGAGGATGTCTGGGCGATCGATGGCACCGCCGCGGGGATGGGCGAGCTTGTGGGCATCGTGGCGCTTTCGCGGATGGAGCCGGAAAAAGGCCGCGAGCAGAGCGAGATCCGCTACTGGGTGGCCCCGGCGATGTGGAACACCGGCCTCGCCTCCGAGGCGGTCGCGGCGATGGTCGAGGCGAACCCGCAGGGCTCGCACACGATGTTTGCCGAAGTGTTTCAGGACAACCCGGCCTCGGCGCGGGTGCTGACCAACGCGGGCTTCGAATATCTCGGGGATGCCGAGGCCTATTCGGTCAGCCGTGGGGGCACCGTGCCGACCTGGACCTACCTCAAGAAGCTGGCATAA
- the obgE gene encoding GTPase ObgE: MQFLDLAKVYIRSGAGGNGCVSFRKEKYIEYGGPDGGDGGTGGDVIAEAVNNLNTLIDFRYQQHFFAKNGQPGMGRQRTGADGNDIILRVPVGTEILEEDEETVIADLTEEGQRVVLAKGGNGGFGNLHFKSSTNQAPRRANPGQPAVERTIWLRLKLIADAGLLGLPNAGKSTFLAATSNARPKIADYPFTTLHPNLGVVGVDGHEFVMADIPGLIEGAHEGRGIGDRFLGHVERCAVLLHLVDGTSEDVAEDYRTITHELEMYGGHLADKPRVLALNKVDALTDEERAEKQAELQEAAGQRPFQISGVAGEGIQEVLRALRAQIVRARRDEIADEDEDAPWQP; the protein is encoded by the coding sequence ATGCAGTTTCTCGACCTCGCAAAGGTTTACATCCGCTCCGGCGCGGGAGGGAACGGCTGTGTCTCGTTCCGCAAGGAGAAGTACATCGAGTATGGCGGGCCGGATGGCGGCGATGGTGGCACCGGGGGCGATGTGATCGCCGAGGCAGTGAACAATCTCAATACGCTGATCGACTTTCGCTACCAGCAGCACTTCTTTGCCAAGAACGGCCAGCCCGGCATGGGCCGCCAGCGCACTGGGGCGGATGGCAATGACATCATCCTGCGCGTGCCGGTGGGCACCGAGATCCTCGAAGAGGATGAGGAGACGGTGATTGCCGACCTGACCGAAGAGGGCCAGCGTGTGGTGCTGGCCAAGGGCGGGAACGGCGGCTTCGGCAACCTGCATTTCAAGAGTTCCACCAACCAGGCGCCGCGCCGGGCTAACCCGGGCCAGCCGGCAGTGGAGCGCACGATCTGGCTGCGGCTGAAGCTGATTGCGGATGCGGGGCTGCTGGGCCTGCCGAACGCGGGCAAGAGCACCTTTCTGGCGGCCACATCCAACGCGCGGCCCAAGATTGCGGATTACCCGTTCACCACGCTGCACCCCAACCTCGGGGTGGTGGGCGTGGACGGGCATGAGTTTGTCATGGCCGATATTCCGGGGCTGATCGAAGGCGCCCATGAGGGACGGGGCATCGGTGACCGTTTCCTTGGACATGTGGAGCGCTGCGCGGTGCTGCTGCACCTTGTCGATGGCACCAGCGAGGATGTGGCGGAGGATTACCGGACCATCACCCACGAGCTGGAGATGTATGGCGGCCACCTTGCCGACAAGCCGCGCGTGCTGGCGCTGAACAAGGTCGATGCGCTGACCGATGAGGAGCGGGCCGAAAAGCAGGCCGAGCTCCAGGAGGCCGCCGGGCAGCGGCCCTTCCAGATTTCCGGCGTGGCCGGTGAGGGCATTCAGGAGGTGCTGCGGGCGCTGCGGGCGCAGATCGTTCGGGCGCGCCGCGATGAGATCGCGGATGAGGACGAGGACGCGCCGTGGCAGCCTTGA
- the proB gene encoding glutamate 5-kinase, with product MAALSAGLGQARRLVVKIGSALLVDRATGALRQEWLVALAEDIAALRARGCEVLLVSSGSIALGRGVLGLGVEELALEQSQAAAAVGQIRLARAYEEVLAPHGMKAAQVLLTLEDSASRRRYLNTRATLETLLSLGVLPIVNENDTVATDEIRFGDNDRLAAQVAVTVGADTLVLLSDVDGLYTGNPSVDPAATRFDVVEEITPEIEAMAGDAGSGLSRGGMKTKLLAARTATTAGCAMAITHGFALNPLKRLEEGANATWFTAQTTPQAARKGWIGSMKPRGTVTVDAGAAKALAAGKSLLPAGVRGVEGSFLRGDPVEIVGPGGHLGQGLVRYTAEEAGVIAGHRSEEIEALLGYPGRAALIHRDDMAL from the coding sequence GTGGCAGCCTTGAGCGCGGGCCTGGGGCAGGCCAGGCGGCTTGTCGTCAAGATCGGCTCGGCGCTGCTGGTGGACCGGGCGACCGGCGCGCTGCGGCAGGAGTGGCTGGTGGCGCTGGCCGAGGATATCGCCGCGCTGAGGGCCCGCGGCTGCGAGGTTCTGCTGGTCTCATCTGGCTCCATTGCCCTGGGGCGGGGCGTGCTCGGGCTTGGCGTGGAGGAGCTGGCGCTTGAGCAGAGCCAGGCGGCGGCGGCGGTGGGGCAGATCCGGCTCGCGCGGGCCTATGAAGAGGTGCTGGCGCCGCATGGGATGAAGGCCGCGCAGGTGCTGCTGACTTTGGAAGACAGTGCCTCGCGGCGGCGCTACCTGAACACGCGGGCCACGCTGGAAACGCTGCTTTCGCTCGGGGTGCTGCCCATCGTCAACGAGAATGACACGGTGGCGACCGACGAGATCCGCTTTGGCGACAACGACCGGCTGGCCGCGCAGGTGGCGGTGACGGTGGGGGCCGATACGCTGGTGCTTCTGTCCGATGTCGACGGGCTCTACACCGGCAACCCCTCGGTGGACCCTGCGGCCACGCGGTTTGACGTGGTTGAGGAGATCACTCCCGAGATCGAGGCGATGGCGGGCGATGCAGGCTCGGGCCTGTCGCGCGGGGGCATGAAGACCAAGCTGCTCGCCGCCCGCACGGCGACCACGGCGGGCTGCGCCATGGCGATCACCCACGGCTTTGCGCTGAACCCGCTGAAGCGGCTGGAAGAGGGCGCCAATGCCACGTGGTTCACCGCCCAGACCACCCCGCAGGCGGCGCGCAAGGGCTGGATCGGCTCGATGAAGCCACGCGGGACGGTCACGGTGGATGCAGGCGCGGCCAAGGCGCTGGCGGCGGGCAAATCGCTGCTGCCTGCCGGGGTGCGCGGCGTTGAAGGGTCGTTTTTGCGGGGTGATCCGGTTGAGATCGTCGGGCCGGGCGGACACTTAGGGCAAGGGCTGGTCCGCTATACGGCGGAAGAGGCCGGGGTGATTGCCGGGCACCGCTCTGAAGAGATCGAGGCACTGCTGGGCTATCCGGGGCGGGCGGCCCTGATCCACCGGGATGATATGGCGCTTTAG